The following coding sequences are from one Helicoverpa armigera isolate CAAS_96S chromosome 2, ASM3070526v1, whole genome shotgun sequence window:
- the LOC135118580 gene encoding ubiquitin carboxyl-terminal hydrolase 7-like isoform X2, whose translation MIETGSADNATAVTPAANTDEDDDIARSEATFRFTVQNISQLKDQVLSPPCFVRCLPWKILILLRHTTTPERQQQKALGVFLQCNGDCDSPGWSCYGLGELKLLSHKPDGGQALCRKLHHMYHCKEDDWGFAHFISWDDLMESENGFVKDDSITIEAHVMAEAPHGVSWDSKKHTGFVGLKNQGATCYMNSLLQTLFFTNVLRKAVYKIPTVGDDSSRSVAFALQRVFYDLQFSDKPVATKKLTKSFGWETLDSFMQHDVQEFLRVLLDKLENKMKGTVVEGTVPKLFEGKMTSFIKCKNVNCTSTRVETFYDIQLSVKGKNNIYESFKDYISTELLDGENKYDAGEHGLQEAEKGVRFDVFPPVLHLHLMRFQYDPQSDASVKFNDRFEFYEEVNLDPYLQEIPTIPAHYTLHAVLVHSGDNHGGHYVVFINPRGDGKWCKFDDDVVSRCSKQEAIEYNYGGKEDAPYLARRATSAYMLIYIQTSQLKYVLQDCTEGDIPTDLCERISEEMRYEMALAGSKYKGR comes from the exons ATGATTGAAACTGGCAGCGCGGATAACGCAACAGCTGTAACACCAGCGGCAAACACG GATGAAGATGACGACATCGCAAGATCAGAAGCGACATTCCGTTTCACGGTACAAAACATAAGCCAATTAAAAGACCAAGTACTTTCGCCGCCATGCTTCGTACGGTGCCTGCCTTGGAAGATCCTGATTCTACTGAGACATACGACGACGCCAGAACGTCAGCAACAGAAGGCGTTGGGCGTATTCCTGCAATGCAATGGTGACTGCGATTCTCCAGGCTGGTCTTGTTATGGACTTGGAGAACTGAAGCTGCTGTCCCACAAACCAGATGGTGGTCAAGCGCTTTGTCGGAAGCTTCATCATATGTATCACTG TAAAGAAGACGATTGGGGTTTCGCACACTTCATATCGTGGGATGACCTCATGGAAAGTGAAAATGGCTTCGTAAAGGACGATTCTATAACTATTGAGGCTCATGTCATGGCTGAAGCACCACATGGCGTCTCGTGGGACTCCAAGAAACACACCGGATTCGTTG GACTGAAGAATCAAGGAGCAACATGCTACATGAACTCCCTACTCCAAACGTTGTTTTTCACCAACGTGCTTCGTAAGGCTGTCTACAAGATTCCGACAGTCGGCGACGACAGCTCCAGATCGGTTGCGTTTGCCCTACAGCGCGTATTCTATGATCTTCAATTCTCAGACAAACCAGTCGCGACTAAAAAACTGACGAAGAGTTTCGGATGGGAGACTTTGGACTCGTTTATGCAGCATGATGTCCAGGAATTCTTGCGG GTACTACTAGATAAgttagaaaacaaaatgaaagGGACAGTAGTGGAGGGAACCGTGCCAAAGCTGTTCGAGGGTAAAATGACGTCATTCATAAAGTGCAAGAACGTTAACTGTACGAGCACGCGCGTTGAAACCTTCTACGATATACAACTCAGCGTCAAGGGGAAGAATAATA TCTACGAGTCGTTCAAAGACTACATCAGTACGGAGCTCCTAGACGGCGAGAACAAGTACGACGCGGGGGAACATGGTCTCCAAGAGGCGGAGAAGGGAGTGAGGTTCGATGTGTTCCCCCCGGTGCTGCATCTGCACCTCATGAGGTTCCAGTACGACCCACAGAGCGATGCCTCTGTCAAGTTTAATGATAG GTTCGAGTTCTACGAGGAAGTGAACCTAGACCCGTATCTGCAAGAGATCCCGACGATACCAGCCCACTACACGTTACACGCGGTGCTGGTACACTCGGGAGACAACCACGGAGGTCACTATGTGGTCTTCATCAACCCTAGGGGCGATGGGAAG TGGTGCAAGTTTGACGACGACGTGGTGTCGCGGTGCAGCAAGCAGGAGGCCATCGAGTACAACTACGGCGGCAAGGAGGACGCGCCGTACCTCGCGCGGCGCGCCACCAGTGCATACATGCTCATATACATACA GACATCACAACTGAAATACGTGTTACAAGACTGTACAGAGGGAGACATCCCGACCGACCTGTGCGAGCGCATCAGCGAAGAGATGCGATACGAGATG GCCCTAGCCGGCTCTAAATATAAAGGAAGATAA
- the LOC135118580 gene encoding ubiquitin carboxyl-terminal hydrolase 7-like isoform X1: MIETGSADNATAVTPAANTDEDDDIARSEATFRFTVQNISQLKDQVLSPPCFVRCLPWKILILLRHTTTPERQQQKALGVFLQCNGDCDSPGWSCYGLGELKLLSHKPDGGQALCRKLHHMYHCKEDDWGFAHFISWDDLMESENGFVKDDSITIEAHVMAEAPHGVSWDSKKHTGFVGLKNQGATCYMNSLLQTLFFTNVLRKAVYKIPTVGDDSSRSVAFALQRVFYDLQFSDKPVATKKLTKSFGWETLDSFMQHDVQEFLRVLLDKLENKMKGTVVEGTVPKLFEGKMTSFIKCKNVNCTSTRVETFYDIQLSVKGKNNIYESFKDYISTELLDGENKYDAGEHGLQEAEKGVRFDVFPPVLHLHLMRFQYDPQSDASVKFNDRFEFYEEVNLDPYLQEIPTIPAHYTLHAVLVHSGDNHGGHYVVFINPRGDGKWCKFDDDVVSRCSKQEAIEYNYGGKEDAPYLARRATSAYMLIYIQTSQLKYVLQDCTEGDIPTDLCERISEEMRYEMVRTCGRKIRCRKFKSDTSVTSAKYYAKIFSALKQFFTLQALAGSKYKGR, from the exons ATGATTGAAACTGGCAGCGCGGATAACGCAACAGCTGTAACACCAGCGGCAAACACG GATGAAGATGACGACATCGCAAGATCAGAAGCGACATTCCGTTTCACGGTACAAAACATAAGCCAATTAAAAGACCAAGTACTTTCGCCGCCATGCTTCGTACGGTGCCTGCCTTGGAAGATCCTGATTCTACTGAGACATACGACGACGCCAGAACGTCAGCAACAGAAGGCGTTGGGCGTATTCCTGCAATGCAATGGTGACTGCGATTCTCCAGGCTGGTCTTGTTATGGACTTGGAGAACTGAAGCTGCTGTCCCACAAACCAGATGGTGGTCAAGCGCTTTGTCGGAAGCTTCATCATATGTATCACTG TAAAGAAGACGATTGGGGTTTCGCACACTTCATATCGTGGGATGACCTCATGGAAAGTGAAAATGGCTTCGTAAAGGACGATTCTATAACTATTGAGGCTCATGTCATGGCTGAAGCACCACATGGCGTCTCGTGGGACTCCAAGAAACACACCGGATTCGTTG GACTGAAGAATCAAGGAGCAACATGCTACATGAACTCCCTACTCCAAACGTTGTTTTTCACCAACGTGCTTCGTAAGGCTGTCTACAAGATTCCGACAGTCGGCGACGACAGCTCCAGATCGGTTGCGTTTGCCCTACAGCGCGTATTCTATGATCTTCAATTCTCAGACAAACCAGTCGCGACTAAAAAACTGACGAAGAGTTTCGGATGGGAGACTTTGGACTCGTTTATGCAGCATGATGTCCAGGAATTCTTGCGG GTACTACTAGATAAgttagaaaacaaaatgaaagGGACAGTAGTGGAGGGAACCGTGCCAAAGCTGTTCGAGGGTAAAATGACGTCATTCATAAAGTGCAAGAACGTTAACTGTACGAGCACGCGCGTTGAAACCTTCTACGATATACAACTCAGCGTCAAGGGGAAGAATAATA TCTACGAGTCGTTCAAAGACTACATCAGTACGGAGCTCCTAGACGGCGAGAACAAGTACGACGCGGGGGAACATGGTCTCCAAGAGGCGGAGAAGGGAGTGAGGTTCGATGTGTTCCCCCCGGTGCTGCATCTGCACCTCATGAGGTTCCAGTACGACCCACAGAGCGATGCCTCTGTCAAGTTTAATGATAG GTTCGAGTTCTACGAGGAAGTGAACCTAGACCCGTATCTGCAAGAGATCCCGACGATACCAGCCCACTACACGTTACACGCGGTGCTGGTACACTCGGGAGACAACCACGGAGGTCACTATGTGGTCTTCATCAACCCTAGGGGCGATGGGAAG TGGTGCAAGTTTGACGACGACGTGGTGTCGCGGTGCAGCAAGCAGGAGGCCATCGAGTACAACTACGGCGGCAAGGAGGACGCGCCGTACCTCGCGCGGCGCGCCACCAGTGCATACATGCTCATATACATACA GACATCACAACTGAAATACGTGTTACAAGACTGTACAGAGGGAGACATCCCGACCGACCTGTGCGAGCGCATCAGCGAAGAGATGCGATACGAGATGGTAAGAACAT GCGGCAGAAAAATAAGATGCAGGAAATTTAAATCTGACACGTCAGTCACCTCCGCCAAGTACTATGCGAAGATATTCAGCGCACTAAAACAGTTCTTCACTTTGCAGGCCCTAGCCGGCTCTAAATATAAAGGAAGATAA
- the LOC135118580 gene encoding ubiquitin carboxyl-terminal hydrolase 7-like isoform X3: MIETGSADNATAVTPAANTDEDDDIARSEATFRFTVQNISQLKDQVLSPPCFVRCLPWKILILLRHTTTPERQQQKALGVFLQCNGDCDSPGWSCYGLGELKLLSHKPDGGQALCRKLHHMYHCKEDDWGFAHFISWDDLMESENGFVKDDSITIEAHVMAEAPHGVSWDSKKHTGFVGLKNQGATCYMNSLLQTLFFTNVLRKAVYKIPTVGDDSSRSVAFALQRVFYDLQFSDKPVATKKLTKSFGWETLDSFMQHDVQEFLRVLLDKLENKMKGTVVEGTVPKLFEGKMTSFIKCKNVNCTSTRVETFYDIQLSVKGKNNIYESFKDYISTELLDGENKYDAGEHGLQEAEKGVRFDVFPPVLHLHLMRFQYDPQSDASVKFNDRFEFYEEVNLDPYLQEIPTIPAHYTLHAVLVHSGDNHGGHYVVFINPRGDGKWCKFDDDVVSRCSKQEAIEYNYGGKEDAPYLARRATSAYMLIYIQTSQLKYVLQDCTEGDIPTDLCERISEEMRYEMAAEK, translated from the exons ATGATTGAAACTGGCAGCGCGGATAACGCAACAGCTGTAACACCAGCGGCAAACACG GATGAAGATGACGACATCGCAAGATCAGAAGCGACATTCCGTTTCACGGTACAAAACATAAGCCAATTAAAAGACCAAGTACTTTCGCCGCCATGCTTCGTACGGTGCCTGCCTTGGAAGATCCTGATTCTACTGAGACATACGACGACGCCAGAACGTCAGCAACAGAAGGCGTTGGGCGTATTCCTGCAATGCAATGGTGACTGCGATTCTCCAGGCTGGTCTTGTTATGGACTTGGAGAACTGAAGCTGCTGTCCCACAAACCAGATGGTGGTCAAGCGCTTTGTCGGAAGCTTCATCATATGTATCACTG TAAAGAAGACGATTGGGGTTTCGCACACTTCATATCGTGGGATGACCTCATGGAAAGTGAAAATGGCTTCGTAAAGGACGATTCTATAACTATTGAGGCTCATGTCATGGCTGAAGCACCACATGGCGTCTCGTGGGACTCCAAGAAACACACCGGATTCGTTG GACTGAAGAATCAAGGAGCAACATGCTACATGAACTCCCTACTCCAAACGTTGTTTTTCACCAACGTGCTTCGTAAGGCTGTCTACAAGATTCCGACAGTCGGCGACGACAGCTCCAGATCGGTTGCGTTTGCCCTACAGCGCGTATTCTATGATCTTCAATTCTCAGACAAACCAGTCGCGACTAAAAAACTGACGAAGAGTTTCGGATGGGAGACTTTGGACTCGTTTATGCAGCATGATGTCCAGGAATTCTTGCGG GTACTACTAGATAAgttagaaaacaaaatgaaagGGACAGTAGTGGAGGGAACCGTGCCAAAGCTGTTCGAGGGTAAAATGACGTCATTCATAAAGTGCAAGAACGTTAACTGTACGAGCACGCGCGTTGAAACCTTCTACGATATACAACTCAGCGTCAAGGGGAAGAATAATA TCTACGAGTCGTTCAAAGACTACATCAGTACGGAGCTCCTAGACGGCGAGAACAAGTACGACGCGGGGGAACATGGTCTCCAAGAGGCGGAGAAGGGAGTGAGGTTCGATGTGTTCCCCCCGGTGCTGCATCTGCACCTCATGAGGTTCCAGTACGACCCACAGAGCGATGCCTCTGTCAAGTTTAATGATAG GTTCGAGTTCTACGAGGAAGTGAACCTAGACCCGTATCTGCAAGAGATCCCGACGATACCAGCCCACTACACGTTACACGCGGTGCTGGTACACTCGGGAGACAACCACGGAGGTCACTATGTGGTCTTCATCAACCCTAGGGGCGATGGGAAG TGGTGCAAGTTTGACGACGACGTGGTGTCGCGGTGCAGCAAGCAGGAGGCCATCGAGTACAACTACGGCGGCAAGGAGGACGCGCCGTACCTCGCGCGGCGCGCCACCAGTGCATACATGCTCATATACATACA GACATCACAACTGAAATACGTGTTACAAGACTGTACAGAGGGAGACATCCCGACCGACCTGTGCGAGCGCATCAGCGAAGAGATGCGATACGAGATG GCGGCAGAAAAATAA